The Natrinema amylolyticum genome includes the window GCGTGTGGTCCGTCGACCTCGCCGTAATTGACGAAGCCGCCGTCGACCGTCGCGTCTGCACCGTCGCCGATGTCGACGAGGCGCTTGTTCAGTTCCGTCCGCTGATGGTAGCCCATCTGGCCCTGCTGCGGGACCGTCGAGCGGACGCGGGACGGGTTCCAGGGGCCGAGGTTACCGATGCGGCGACGCCAGCCCTGCCGGGCGTGTTTGCCCTTGCGTTTCTGGACGCCCCATCGCTTGACGGGGCCTTGGGTCCCTTTGCCTTTCGTGACGCCGCTCGCGTCGACGTACTCGCCGGCGCGGAACACGTCGTTCATGACGTGTTCGCCGCCGTCCTCGATGATCTCGAGGGCGAAATCGACGCGGTCGTCGACGGAGCCGCCGCCGACGCGCGTTTCCATCACGTCCGGTTTCTTCTTGGGCACCGAGGGAACGTCCCCCGGAACCGTGTGGGTGATGACGCGGACGTCATCGACGCGACCCTCCTCGTGGAGTCCACGGAGCTCGTCCGTGGCGGCGTCGGTGTCGTACCCGTCACCGGGAAGGTCCAGAACGCGATCGAGTTCGGGAACGAACTCGTCGGTCCAGACCTCGGTTATCGGCTTCATACCGTACGGCGTGTCTTCGTACGCTCGCAGAGCGACGGCGCGCATCGGCGGCGTCTCCACGATCGTCACAGGGACGGTCTCTTCCATCCCTTCGGTCGGCGAGTTCGCTTTATCGTCGACCATGACGACGTGGGTCATGCCGGCCTTGTAGCCCGCGAAGCCCTGAAGCGTCGGCTGTCCGTCGTCGTCCGGCCACGAGTTGAAGCGTGGGACCTCGCTGGTCGCACGCTTTCGTGGGCCGAACCCGAGTGAGCCTTTGCGTGGTGTATTTGCTTGTGGCATTCTATCACTCTCTCAGTGAGAGGGGAGCGAGCGTCGCGAACAGAGCCTCCTCCGTTCGCACGACCTCGCTTCCCTGATCCGGAACCGTGTTTAGCCAGAGGTCGAACCCCGGATCGGCAGTGGGTTCGACTCCGTTATCGGCCGCGTCGTCCCGGTTGGACGACGGTTCGACTGCGTCGCCTTGTCCGGACGACGCTTCGATGGCCGATTCCTCGATTTCGAGGATAGCCGGCAGCCCTCTCTCGGGCGCGCCGAAGGCGACGGTCATCCCGTCGCGCTCGGTACGTCCGGCCAGCGTCTCGAGCCGCCCGACGGTGAGCTCTTCACCGAATCGGGAGGCCGCGATACGGACGCCGGCGTCCTCACGGCCGAGTGCTGCCTGCAGGTCCGTCTGCTCGATCGAAAGTCCCGGGAGGGGATCATCGACGAGCTTCGCCCGGACCGGTCGTCGCGAAGAGATCCTGACGGTCACGCGCTCCCCCTCTTCGACCGCCATTTTCGGCGGTACGTTGAGGGAGATCGGGTGTTGCAGTCCGCAATTGACCCGGACGCGCCCTTCAGGTCCGACCTCGGTCACGATTCCTTGTCTTGACGACCCCGAACCGGTAGATTCGGAGCCGGTCTGTGACATGGCGCGGAGCGGCGGCAAGACGCCCGCGTACTCCAGTTCGTCCCGCATCCCCCATGCCTCGTTGCGGAGGTATGGAGGCGTTGCGGCGTATCGCAACACGGTTTGTACGAACCCGCCGTCGAACTGCCCGGTTTCGCCATCCCGATCGGGATAGACGACCAGGCGATCAGCCCGGAAGATCGTCGCCGCGCGGGCGACGTATCCGAGCTTTCGGGTAGCCTCGCGTTTGTCTTCGGCTTCCCGACTGATCGACGACGGCACGAGCACGCTGACAGTCATGCCGAGACGCTTCGACGCCGCGTCACTAGACTGTAGCGATATATTGCGGAGAGGGTCTTAAAAGAATAGCGGATTCGATTCCGGCTGACAACGCCTCACACCCTCGAATTCGTGCCGAACAGACACACACTCACTCACGGTAACTTATCGCAGACGGCCTCCAGGAAGAGGCGGTTGATGTTGCCGGGTCACACCGTCGCCTGCCGGCTCGATCGCTCGAGAATCGGCATGCCGCAGCATGCCGATGCCGGTTCGATTCGCAACCCTTATACACCTATCCGGTGGTAGATATGAGTGCAGCAGGGCGCTGGTAGTGTAGTGGTATCACGTGACCTTGCCATGGTCACAACCTGGGTTCAAATCCCAGCCAGCGCACTTCTACGGCGAACAACTTCGGCGAGCACCGCGTAGCGTGTGCTCGCCATCCGTGAGCCGTAACTTCGTACTGGATTTGAACGAGAGAAGACGCAGCCCGCACAGCGAACGGAGTGAGCGAGCAGGACCGTCTTCGCGTTGTTCAAATCCCAGCCAGCGCATTTCTCCGAACACAACGTCACGAGCGACGCGATAACTGTATCTCGAGGAATCTTCGACCCCTCGAGCAGTCGCCGTTTCGCGCTGACGACCGGGAAATGAGCGTCGCGAACAGTCAGCGCACTTCTCCGAGATCAATTCCAACGCACACCGCTCGAGGTGCTTGCCAGCTGTACAGTCTTTCCTCAAGCCGTACCGATAATATCGAGTCAGCGGCTGCGGCTCCGCGTCGTCCGTAACCGCGAGCAGCGAATCGATTCGCACGGACGGGATCGAGGCGAGCGTCTCGCTCGAGCTTCGTCATTTATAAATAGATGTGGTGCTATCGTCCAGTTACACTCGAGACAGAGTGTGACGGCGCAGCACCGATCGAACGCGCTGGTAGTGTAGTGGTATCACGTGACCTTGCCATGGTCACAACCTGGGTTCAAATCCCAGCCAGCGCATTTCTGTCGCGAACAAATCCGTGAGCGACAGAATCGTTCTGGATTTGAACGAGAGAAGACGCAGCCCGCACAGTGAACGAAGTGAGCGAGCAGGACCGTCTTCGCGTTGTTCAAATCCCAGCCAGCGCATTTCTCCGAACACAACGTCACGAGCGTTGCGTAGCAACGCGAGTAATCGTGTTCGGAGGCATCGTTCTAGATTTGAATCAGACCGAGGTTCTGCGAGCGCAGCGAGCAGGTTCTCGGGCGTAGTTCAAATCCCAGCCAGCGCAGTTCTCCGAACACAACATCACGAGCGTTGCATAGCGACGCCGCGAGTCGAAATCGTCTCGAGCCAGAACGCGAACCGTAACTACCAATCGACGAACCCGGCTCGCCTCGAGTTAATCGATAGTGACGACTTCCGGTCCGCTTTCCGACTGCCCGCTCTCGTCGGCGAGATCCTCGAGAGCGAGCTTCAGGTTCCACTTGTTGGCCTTCCAGAAGGCGTCGAAGACGACGCCGAGGACAGGGACGGAGCCGATAACGGTGTCGACGCCGATGTTCGCGAGCATGCGAAGCAGCGTCGACTGGGAGACGCCCAGACGGGCGGATTCGACGACGAGATACAGCGAGACGGCTGCAGCAGCGGTGTCTCCGGCTCCGGGGAGGATCCCGACGATCGGATCGATTCCGATCCTGAAGTCCGTTCCCGGGACCCGAGCGCCTTCGTCGAGGGCGTGGGCGACGACGTGCATGCGCTTGATCGCCGCCTCGTCGACGGCGGCGGGGAGGTCGTTCTTGAGCGCCTCGAGTTCCGAACTGCTGTCGCTTGAACCGGTAGCCATATTTGTTCGATTGGGCGCGTGCGTGGATAAGCGCGCGGGCGGCCGTGGCAAGCGGCTGACCGATCGACCGTCGTTCGTTCCGGCCCGCCTCGGGCGTTGCCGGGCGAGAGCGCCGACCAGCGGGGGAGAAATCGCTGGTTGCGTCACAAAAGCTCGTATTATCCTGAACGTGCCCGACGACGATCCGCTGAATCGCGAAATGATCGACCGTGAATGACTACGCGACCAGCATTTACCAAATGAATTCATTTTAACTCGAATTTCACGTACGAATACTGTTTCCGGCGACGAGTGGCTTTTATAGCGTGGGTAACTACAGTCTAATACACGATTGAACGATCAGATATAGCAATGCAGACGGAACTCTCACCCGCAGACGGTACCGACGATCTCCAGTACGACCAGCCCAACGACCGCTACGTCTTCCACCACGACCCCGACGGGACCGCGACGATCACGACGACGATCGTCCACGCGCTCGCGTCGATCGCGGACACCGACGTCTCGCAGGGCGAGTTCTCGCTCTACGACAGCGTCGATCCGGACGCGCTCGACCGCATCTTCAGCAAGAAGGCGGACGGGACCGAGCGAACGGGCGGCCACATCGCCTTCACCGCCCTGGAACACGAGGTGTACGTCTACGCGAACGGCGACGTCATCATCTACCCGCCCGCCGAGACGCCCCGGACGCCGACCACGAACTGACGCGGAGGCAGTCACACGCCGCTCGCAGTCGTCCTGATCGTTTTTCTCCGACCGCTTCGCGATCGACCCGCGAGCGACGCGGCCGTCTCGACCCGTGAACTGCGCTGCTGCCGCCGGAAAAACGGTCTACATGACACGGCTTTAGGTTCCTGCCGCTCGTCAGTGACCGCTATGACGGTAGTCGCACTACTGAGCGTCGCACCGGTGATCGAGGACAGTATGGCCGGCGAGGTCGCGAAAGCGGTCGAGGCACTCGAGGAGCACGACGTCACGTACGAGACGAACCCGATGGGGACGGTGATCGAAGCCGAGACGACCGACGAACTCTTCGCGGCCGCACAGGCGGCCCACGACGCCGTCGACGGCGATCGAGTGAGTACGGTTCTGAAGATCGACGACAAACGGACGCGAGACGTCGACGCGTCGGAGAAGGTCGAGGCCGTCGAAGAGCACCTCGGTCGGCCGGCGACGAATCGCGACGAGTAGCGGTCGCGACGTGCGAGCCGGCTCGCGTCGCTACCCCGCGCCGGCGTCCTCGCTCGGCGGTCGCCCGTCGCAGACGGGCAAGTCTCACCTCGTCGGAGCCCGTTGTCCGACGTGGAACAAGCCACGCCCGCAGTCACCGACATGTCCTGGATGGCTGTGAACGGAACGTGGCCGAAGCGCTCGAGGCGCTCGAGGGAGTCACAGCGTACGTGTAGATCGGGAACTCGAGGAGGGACGAGTCGAGGGTCGACGCGGCGTCGCTGGCGGGGACGATCGAAGGTGCGGGCTATACCGTCGGCGAGTAGAGAGATGACCCGTGTCTGACACCGGTCAGACGCCAACGGACAAACGGTTTTACCACGGAGGCTGAACCACGGTGCATGGAAAGTCTCAATCGCATGGCGATCGAGCTGGTCGACGAGGCCCTCGACTACGCCGAGGAGTTGAATATCGGCGGTTACGACCTCGAAAACGATGCGACGGTACTCGACTTCGGGCTCGAGTTCGACGGCGGGATCGAGGCCGGACTGTTGCTGACCGAGATACAGACCGCGGGAATGGCGACGCCGAGCTACGAACTGGGTGAGCTCGGCGACGCCTCGATCCCCTACGTCGAGCTATCGACGGACCAGCCGGCGCTCTCGCTGCTCTGTTCGCAGAAGGCGGGCTGGGAAGTGATGACCGAGGACTTCGAAGGCCTCGGGAGCGGTCCCGCCCGGGCACTGGTGGCCGAAGAGGACGAGTTCCGCCGCATCGGCTACACCGACGCCTTCGACCTGACGGCGCTGGCCATCGAGACGGACATGGATCCGACCGAATCCGTGGCCGAACACGTCGCCGATCGCGCCGAGGTCGAGACGAGCAGTGTCTTCCTGCTCGCCTATCCGACCGCGAGCCTCGCCGGGAGCATTACGAACGCCGCTCGCACCGCCGAACTCGCGACGTTCCGGCTCTCCGAACTCGGCTACGATCCCCGCGATATCGTCTCGGCGACGGGGAAGGCACCAGTCGCGCCCGTCGCGGGCGACGAGCGAACGGCCATCGCCCGGACGAACGACGCGATCGCGTACGGCGGCCGAGCACATCTCACCGTCCGAGAGGACGCCGATATCTTCGATTCGGTCCCGTCGACCGCCGCCGAGGATCACGGCCGGCCGTTCAGCGAGGTCTTCGACGACCTCGACTGGGATTTCTCGGAGGTCCCCTCGGACCTCTTCGCGCCCGCCGCCGTGACGATCGACGTGATCGGCGGTCCGACGTACGTCCACGGCGAGACGGACGAGGAGCTGCTCGTCGACTCCTTTGGCCTGTAGTCGTCTCGTTCGAGCCGGTTTCCGATCCGCCAGCGGACCGCACGTCCTCGAGACGGTCCGACGAGCCCTTTCCCCGCGACCGCTGTCGGCGGCTCGTTCACGTTTCTGCGCGCTCGAGGTTCGCGGTGGAGAAAACGGGAACGGGAGATCGGGTTATCGACTCGCGCATGCGTAGGCGCGAGACGATCGATTAGCAGCTATTCGTCGGCGAGGCGGCCGGGCGTCCACTCGGCGTCGAGTTCCGCGTGCGTGTACGGTTTGGCGTCCTCGCCGGCGTAGGTGGCGACGAGCTGGCCGTCGCCCTCGAGGTGGTACTTGTAGGTGGTCAGCCCCTCAAGGCCGACGGGACCGCGGGCGTGGATCTTCCCGGTACTGATGCCGACCTCGGCACCGAGGCCGAACCGGTAGCCGTCTGCGAAGCGGGTCGAGGCGTTGTGGAAGACGCTCGCGGAGTCGATGCTGCGCATGAACGCGCTCGCGCGGTCGGCGTCCTCGGTGACGATCGACTCCGTGTGCTTCGAGCCGTGGGTCGTGACGTGATCGATCGCTGTCTCGAGCGAGTCGACGACTCGGATCGAGACGATCAGGTCGCCGTACTCGGTGTCCCAGTCGGCATCCGTCGCGGCGTTCACGTCGACGATCTCGCGGGTCGTTTCGTCGCCGCGGATCTCGACGTCGGCGGTCTCGTAGCGGTCAGCGATCGCCGGCAGGAACTCCCCGGCGACGTCCTCGTGGACCAGCAGCGTCTCGACGGCGTTACAGACGGCCGGGTACTGGACTTTGGCGTCGAACGCGATGTCTTCGGCCATCGAGAGATCGGCCTCGTCGTCGACGTAGACGTGACAGATGCCCTCCGTGTGGCCGAGAACGGGAATGCTCGTGTTGTCCTGAATGTAACTCACGAACTCGGAGCTCCCTCTGGGCATGAGGAGGTCGATCGAATCGTCCATCTCGAGGAGGGCGTCGACGTCTTCGCGGGCCTCGATGTGCTGGGCCCAGCCGTCCGGAACGCCGGCCTCGGACGCGGCGTCCTCGATGATCTCGAAGAGGATTCGGTTCGAGTGCAGCGCCTCGCTGCCGCCCTTGAGGATCACCGCGTTGCCCGACTTCAAGCCGAGCGCGGCGATCTGGACGAGCGCGTCGGGGCGAGACTCGAAGACCGTCCCGACGACGCCGATCGGAACGGCGACCTTGTACAGTTCGAGGTCCTCGTCGAGTTCCCGTGCGGAGAGCGTCTTTCCGAGCGGGTCCTCCTGCTCGGCGACGCTGCGGACCATCTCGGCGATGCTCTCGATTTTCGACTCCGAGAGCTTCAGCCGATCGACCAGTGCCTGCGTGTACTCGCCCTCCTCGAGCAGTCGTTCGCCCTCCTCGACGTCCCGCTCGTTTTCCGCGAGGATCTCGTCGGTGCGGGCTTCGATCGCGTCGGCGATCTCCCGAAGCGCCCCGCTTCGCTCCTCGTCGGAGAGTTTCGCGAGCTCGAGAGCCGCGGTCTGTGCCTCCTCGACGTCGTTTTCGATATCGGTTTCAGTCATCGCTCACACCGTTGATAGGGACGAATATGGTCCCCACGGGCTTGGCAGTAGCGATCTTCTCGAGGACGTCGGGTTCGGTGGACTTCGCGATGACGGCGGGCACCCCGTGCTCGCTGACATCGCGTGCGCCCTCGACTTTCGTCTGGATACCGCCGAACCCGTCGGAGGTCGTCTCGCTGATGATCTCCTGGACCGTGTCGTAGTTCGTGCCGACCGCTTCGATGCGCTCGGCGTCGGAATCGTGCTTCGGGTTGCCGGTGTAGACGCCGCCGACGTCGGTCAGCGTGACCAGCAGGTCCGCGTCGACGCCCATCGTCGCTGCCGCCGAGAGCATGTCGTTGTCACCGATCCGGAGCTCCTCGGTCGCGACGGCGTCGTTCTCGTTGATGATCGGGACGACGCCCCAGTCCAGCAACGTCTCGACGGTGTTTCGGAAGTTCGTGAATCGCTCGGGGTTCTCGAGGTCGTGCTGGGTCAGCAGGAGCTGGGCCACCTTCCGATCGTACCGCCCGAAGCTCTCGGTGTAGCGGTGCATGAGGGTGCTCTGGCCGACGGTCGAGAGGGCCTGGGTCTCCTCGAGGGTTTCGCTGCCCTGTTCGATCCGCCCCGTCCCGGCCCCGACCGCGCCCGACGAGACGAGGATCACCTGCTTGCCCCGCGAGAGGAGGTCCTCGATGTCGTCGACCAGTTTGTCGAGTTTCCCGTCGTCCAGGTTGGAGTCCCCGTCGGTCAGGGAGTTCGTCCCGGCCTTGACGATCACGCGGTCGGCGTCGGCCGCGAGCTGTCGCGCCTCCGCGACGGCCGACTCTTCGAGTCCCTTACTCATTGTTGAATTCGGCCGCCAGTTCCGCAGAGCGTTCTTCGGCCGCCGCCACCGCCTCGGCGACGTCCGCCTCGGCGTCGCTGTCCCAGAGGACTTCCATGCCTTCGATGGTCGTCCCGTTGGGCGAACAGACGGCGTCGATCAGTTCCTCGACGTTCCGGTCCGACCGGAGGACGGTCTCGGCCGCGCCCTTGAACGTCTGTGCGGCCAGCGTCTCGGCGTCGTCCGGCTCGAGGCCGCCCTCGACGCCCGCGTCGGCCATCGCCTGAATGAGATAGAAGACGAAGGCGGGGCCGCTCCCGTTGACTGCGGTCGCGATGTCCATCTTCGCCTCGTCGATCTCGGCGAACTCGCCGACGTCGTCGAGCAGTTCCCGTACCTCGTCGGTGACGCCCTCGGCGGTCACGGCCGCCGCCATGTCGCCCGTCTCGGCCGCGAGGTTCGGCATGATCCGGACGACGTTCGCGTCGGTCCGCGCTTCGACGAAGTCGGTAGAGACGCCCGCAGCGATAGAGACCAGCGTCTGCTCCGGCGAGAGATCGAGATCGTCCAGTACCGCGCCGACGATGTCCGGTTTCACCGCGACGATAACCACGTCCGACTCGGCCGCTTCCGATACGTCCGACGTCGTGTGGTCGACGTAGTCGGCGACCGACTCGAGTGCGTCGGGATCGAGATCACACGCGATTACCGTGTGGTTCCCGGCCCGCCAGAGGCCCTTGATCAGGGCGCTCCCCATGTTGCCACATCCGATAACGCTCGTCTGTACCATCTTGTCTAGGGTGAGGAACCGAGGCGGACATACCAACTTTGGTTTCGGTCGGCCCGGCGAGTCGACCGAGACAGCGTGACACGCACTGCGGAGGCAGGTCAGCGATCGCTCGAGCGGTACGGTCAGACGAACCCGAGGACTACGGACGTGATCGCCTCGACGATCGTCTCCCAGACCGAAACGCCCGTGACGAGCTGCAACACCGTGTCGAGCCCGAAGAAGAGGAAGATTCCCGCGCCGGCGAGGTGGGCCAGCCTGGCATCGAAGCGGTGGGAGAACGTGTGGAAGAAGTAGGCGTTGGCTGCACTCACGGGAACGATCGCGAGCATTTCGCCGGCCCAGATCGCAGGGTGGGCGCCGTACTGGACGGCGAGCCCGATAGTGACGAGCTGGGTCTTGTCACCGAACTCCCCGACGGCCATCAGGGCGAAGATGGGAACGAACCCGCGGAGATACGACGGGACGTCGACCCCGAGGACCGAGATATCGATTTCGTCGGCCGTCGCCGCGCCGCCGTTCGTCGCGGCCGGTCGCCGACTCGTCTCGGGCGCCGACCTGACGAGCAGCGCCGCGAAGAGCAAGAACAGCCCCGCCGTGATCGCATCGAGGTACACGGTCGGGAGGACGCCCTGGATCGCCGCACCGAAGGCTATCTCGAGGGCCGTCCAGCCGGCGAAGGCGCTCCCCGCGGCGGCGACCACGATCCAGGGGTCGAATCGAGTCGCGAGACCCGCGATGATGAACTGGACCTTCTCCCCGGGGAGCACCGTTAGCTGCAGGACGAACGCGGCGACGAGGACCTCGAGCCAGCCAGTCATACGTAGAGAGCGGTGGGAGAGCGACGTCGTTCAGTCACGCCACCGAGTACGCCGTGGTTTAGCCCCGTCTAATGTATACATGTTATGGACTAACCCGAGGGAGAGTTGACGATACGGGCCGTAACCGAATGATGATTACTCGTTTGGCTTAATTAGGAGCGGAAACTGAGTCAGATCGGGCGGAACCATTGTCGTCCATCGGAGGGGAAATGACGCCCAGTCTCCGCCGGAGAGAACCGACTCGATCGAGCGGACCGCGGCCGAGGTCGAGGTCGAGGCCGTCACTCCATCGGGGAGACGTCGGTGACCGTGCCGACGCCCTTACTGCGACCCTCGCGGAAGACGAACTTCTGGCCTTCCTCGACGAGGTACGGACGGAACTTGAACCGGACGGTGCTCTTGCCCGTATCGCCCGGCAGGAGGCGGCCGTTCTCGGGATAGAAGGCGGCGGCCTCGCCGATCGTCTCGAGGTGGACGACGGGCTCGTACCCCTCACCGATGCGGGTGGGGTGGTTGAGGACCATGACTTCGGCCTCGAACTCGCGGACCGGCTCGGGGTCGGCGTCGCGGGGGAGCAAGACCATGCCGCGCTCGATGGCGCTCTCCTTGATCCCCTTGAGGGCGATCCCCACGATCCGGCCGGCCTGGGCCTTGTCGACGCGGTGGTAGTGCATCTCGATCGAGCGGACCTCGACCTCCTGGAAGCGACCGTCCGACATCGGGCCGATCAGGAGTTCGTCGCCAGCTTCGACCTCACCGGACATCACCGTCCCCGAGGCGACCGCGCCGACGCCGGTCACCGAGTAGCTCCGGTCGACGTACATCCGGAACTCGCCGGTGTCCTGTGACGTCTTCGGAAGCCGGTCGAACAGTTCGTCCAGCGTCTCGAGGCCGTCCATCGTGATCGCGCTGGTTTCGACGATCGGAACCACGCGCTCGTTGATCTCCTCGACGGCGGCGTCGACGCCGTGGCGGCTGACCCGCAGCGGCGACTTGTCGACCTCCCGCAAGAGGCGTTCGACCTCGCGTTCGACCTCCTCGATGCGCTCCTCGTCGACGGTGTCGGTCTTTGTGATCGCGACGATCGTTGGGAGGTCGGTGGCAAGCAGGACGCCGAGGTGTTCGCGCGTGGTGCGCGTGGGGCCGTCGTCGGCGGCGACGACCAGCAGCCCGTAGTCGAGTTTCTGCCCGACGAGACCGCGGATCGTCGTCCGGAGCCACGGCTCGTGACCGACGGTGTCGACGAACGAGACGAGTCTCTCGGCCTCTTGGACGACTTCAGCGCGATCGGCCTTGCGATTCGGATTCCGGACCCGGACCGGCCCCTCGTCGTCGAAACCGTAGACGGCGTAGGACAGGTCGGCGGAGAGGCCGCGCTCGACCTCGTGGGGCTGAACGTCGAGGAACGCGCGGGTCGCACCGTCCCCGTCGTCCGGTTTGCCCGTCACCAGCGAGCCGACGAGCGTACTCTTCCCGTGGTCGACGTGGCCGGCGGTCCCGACGACGACGTGTTCGTCGTCCGTCTCGAGGACGCCGCCCTCGCGGACCTGCGCGACCCCGACGAGTCCCTCGTTGATGCCCCAGGTCTGGACGTCCTCGATGTGTGCGTCGGCCTCCTCCGCGAGGAGGGAGAGGACGTCCATCGTCTCGGAGAACGTGTCGGGATCGACGCCGGCGAGGCCGCCGTCGTCGGTGACGCCGACGACGTACGTCGCCTCGCCGTCGCCCGAAAGGAGTCGATGTCGGAGTTGCGCGGCCAGGCTCTCCCGCCGTCCACCCTCGAGGTGGACGTCTCGTGACAGTCGTTCCTTGAACTCGACGTTGCCACCGTCCTGTTCGCCACGGTCCAGGGCTCGCTCGAGGAGAGCCCGGTCACGGCTCATATCCCCTGGTAGTGGGGCACACGGCAAAAGGCTTCCCGTGTATTGACAATGTTTCCCATAGTATAACTGCCGAGCCGGAGAAAACTACGTCGCCGGCCGCTCTCCCGATGCTGTGGCTGAGTACCGCCGTCGCGTTCCCTCTCCCGTGCGCCACAGTTCTGGGTCGACGGGCCGGTTCGAACGTGCCGGGCTCGCTTTCAAGCCCCTCGAGCCCGTTTCTCGAGACATGAGTGTCAGCGGCCTCTGTCAGATCTGCGAATCCCGTCCCGCACAGGAACGGTGTTCCAACTGCGGCACGCTCGCGTGCGAGGTCCACTTCGAGGACAGCATGGAGCTGTGTGCCGACTGCGCCTCGCAGGCCCAGCCGGGCCCCGGGAACGACGACGTCGAGATCAACCGGTTCTGAGTCGACCGACCGCGACTGCATCGACCGCGAACGCACTCGATATCGTGACCTCCATCCGCGACCTGCTCGGCGAGGCACTCGGCGTCGGCGAGACCTATCGCCTCCGGCTCGAAGAGCGCGACGGAACGCTCGTTGCCGAGCATCCGAACGACGCCAGTCCGATGGACGTCGCCGTCGTCGAGGGGCTGGACCGGCTCGCGGAGCGGCCGCCGACGGAGCCGGTGACGGTTGAGATCGTCGGTCGGGTCGTCGAC containing:
- a CDS encoding GTPBP1 family GTP-binding protein, whose protein sequence is MSRDRALLERALDRGEQDGGNVEFKERLSRDVHLEGGRRESLAAQLRHRLLSGDGEATYVVGVTDDGGLAGVDPDTFSETMDVLSLLAEEADAHIEDVQTWGINEGLVGVAQVREGGVLETDDEHVVVGTAGHVDHGKSTLVGSLVTGKPDDGDGATRAFLDVQPHEVERGLSADLSYAVYGFDDEGPVRVRNPNRKADRAEVVQEAERLVSFVDTVGHEPWLRTTIRGLVGQKLDYGLLVVAADDGPTRTTREHLGVLLATDLPTIVAITKTDTVDEERIEEVEREVERLLREVDKSPLRVSRHGVDAAVEEINERVVPIVETSAITMDGLETLDELFDRLPKTSQDTGEFRMYVDRSYSVTGVGAVASGTVMSGEVEAGDELLIGPMSDGRFQEVEVRSIEMHYHRVDKAQAGRIVGIALKGIKESAIERGMVLLPRDADPEPVREFEAEVMVLNHPTRIGEGYEPVVHLETIGEAAAFYPENGRLLPGDTGKSTVRFKFRPYLVEEGQKFVFREGRSKGVGTVTDVSPME